The following are encoded together in the Arvicanthis niloticus isolate mArvNil1 chromosome 9, mArvNil1.pat.X, whole genome shotgun sequence genome:
- the LOC117715698 gene encoding vomeronasal type-1 receptor A11-like, translated as MNKNIILHTDSNIRNTFFSVMGIGISANSFLLLFHILKFIRGHRPRLTDLPIGILSLIHLLMLLVMAFIATDIFIYWRGWDDIICKFLVYLHRILRGLSLCTTTLLSVLQAIILSPRSSCLAKFKHKSPHHISCAILLPSVLYMLISSRLLLSIIATPNLTMNDFIYVTQSCSSLPLSHLMQSMFTTLLVIREVFLISLMVISTWYMVALLCRHRKQAQHLEGTSLSPKASPEQRATQTVLMLMSFFVLMSIFDSIVSCSRTMFLNEPTSYSIQLFVIHIYATVSPFVFMSSEKHIVNYLRSMCDKCLSLR; from the coding sequence ATGAACAAAAACATCATCCTCCATACTGATTCTAACATAAGAAACACCTTTTTCTCTGTAATGGGCATTGGGATCTCAGCAAAcagtttccttcttctctttcacaTCCTTAAGTTCATTCGTGGGCACAGGCCCAGACTCACTGACCTGCCCATTGGAATCTTGTCCTTAATCCACCTACTAATGCTACTGGTCATGGCATTTATAGCCACAGACATTTTCATTTATTGGAGGGGATGGGATGATATCATATGTAAATTCCTTGTCTACCTGCACAGAATTTTGAGAGGTCTCTCCCTTTGTACCACTACCCTTTTGAGTGTCCTCCAGGCCATCATCCTCAGTCCCAGAAGCTCCTGTTTAGCAAAGTTCAAGCACAAATCTCCCCATCACATCTCATGTGCCATTCTTTTGCCGAGTGTCCTCTATATGTTAATTAGCAGTCGTCTCTTACTATCAATCATTGCCACCCCCAATCTGACCATGAATGACTTCATTTATGTTACTCAGTCCTGCTCTAGTCTACCCTTGAGTCACCTCATGCAGAGTATGTTTACTACACTGCTGGTCATCAGGGAAGTCTTTCTTATTAGTCTCATGGTCATCTCGACTTGGTACATGGTGGCTCTCTTGTGCAGGCACAGGAAACAGGCCCAACATCTAGAAGGTACCAGTCTTTCCCCAAAAGCATCCCCAGAGCAAAGGGCCACCCAGACCGTCCTGATGCTCATGAGCTTCTTTGTGCTGATGTCCATCTTTGACAGCATCGTCTCCTGCTCAAGAACTATGTTCCTGAATGAACCAACGTCTTACTCTATCCAACTCTTTGTGATACACATTTATGCCACAGTCAGCCCTTTTGTGTTTATGAGCAGTGAAAAGCATATCGTTAACTATTTGAGGTCCATGTGTGATAAATGTTTGAGTCTTCGTTGA